In Huiozyma naganishii CBS 8797 chromosome 5, complete genome, the genomic window acttgatcGTCTCGTCATTGACATAAATACCTTTACCCTTGTACGGTTCCGGTGGGTGGAAGTGTCTGATCCGAGCTGCAAACTGCATCACCTGCTGCCGATCACACCCCTCCACTACCAGTGTGGTCGGTTGCGGACACCGCACAGAGACCCCAGGTGGAACTGCAAGCCCCTGTCGTACAGAAGCACCAACTTTCACAGCAACAAACTTCCCACcaccttcttcttcttccacaACGGCACGGTACCCTGTCCCTACAAACTTCAACACCGCGAGATGCCCCTCCGTGACCCCCGAGACCGCATTGTGCAACAGTGCCCTCACTGTCCCCCACATGGCGCGCTGTTCCCCTCGTGTCTCGTCCAAAACACCCAATTGCAAAGTACCACCGGCTGGATCCCGCTTTATCTTCACAAACGACGGCACATCAACGCCCACTACACCTAGGGGACCCTCCACGACAGCCCTCTGCGACAACACAAGCGTCGCACCACGAGGTCTCGCCACGACCCGCGGCACAGCGACATTCTCGACCCGGAGAGTCGCCCCAGAGGGCACAAACAGCGGCTGTGCACCAACATGCGACCACCGCCGCCCACCAACAGCCCAAAACACCCTTCCAACGGTCATCCTCGCCCTCTTCACAGCTCTCTTCACCGCCTTTGAGGTTTCTGCCGTACNNNNNNNNNNNNNNNNNNNNtcttcttcaaaatctgcaaatttttaaaagaagttcaaaagaacTGCGATGAGCAAGAGCATCGGTTGGTAAAAGAAAGGTTCATAGCAGTCTGAACCTGATCCCGAGTACGATGCCTCGTAAGTTGAAACACCATGAGCAGCGGCTGctgaagaaagtggacttCTTGCAGTGGAAGCAGGATCAGCAGCACCGGGACGGGGAGGTGATGAGGCGGTACCACGTCGAGGACAGAGAGGATTACCATCGATACAACCGTCTCTGCGGGGACGTGAGGCGTCTCGCGCACCGTCTGTCGCTGCTGCCACCGGGGGACCCCTTCCGTCGGGACAGGGAGTCCCGTTTgttggagaagttgcaCAGGATGGGCGTGTTGCCCGCGGCGGGCAAAGTGTCTGACTTGGAGAGGAAAGTCACGGTCAGTGCGTTCTGTAGGAGACGGCTCCCCGTGGTGATGCACAGGCTCAGGATGGCCCCGACGGTCGGGGACGCAGTGAAGTTTGTAGAGCAGGGGCATGTCCGTGTCGGACCACATTTGATCACAGACCCGGCGTACCTCGTCACAAGGAACATGGAGGACTACGTCACTTGGACGGATGGGTCCAAGATTAAACGCACTGCGCTCAAGTACCGTAACGCCATCGACGACTTCGATCTGGAGTAGGTCGGAGAATGGATATGGTAAGGCAGTGGAATATGTATCATACGTAATAACTAAGGTCCGAGTGAACCGCTTCAATTGAACACGAGCCCCGATGCTCAATCATCTCACTGTGTAGTTATCCGACCCACCGAGCTGCCGCCGCAAGTCCTCCTGCGACCCGCTATGCGGCAGAATATCGCCCAGTCCCCGTGGCTGCACCATATCAGCGTCCGAGAGCAACGCACTGACACGCACACCGGAGGCAGGGTCCTCTGCAACAGCGGGAGCCAAATGTTGCAAGGACCCAGCGGGGCGATACCCTTGCTGCCGTTGCAATTCTGCAGGATTCGTCATCACGATGCTCTCGCGCAGATGATGCGGTGCGGGCCCCGCGGCTCGTGTCGTC contains:
- the IMP3 gene encoding snoRNA-binding rRNA-processing protein IMP3 (similar to Saccharomyces cerevisiae IMP3 (YHR148W); ancestral locus Anc_5.108), which gives rise to MPRKLKHHEQRLLKKVDFLQWKQDQQHRDGEVMRRYHVEDREDYHRYNRLCGDVRRLAHRLSLLPPGDPFRRDRESRLLEKLHRMGVLPAAGKVSDLERKVTVSAFCRRRLPVVMHRLRMAPTVGDAVKFVEQGHVRVGPHLITDPAYLVTRNMEDYVTWTDGSKIKRTALKYRNAIDDFDLE
- the MRPL6 gene encoding mitochondrial 54S ribosomal protein uL6m (similar to Saccharomyces cerevisiae MRPL6 (YHR147C); ancestral locus Anc_5.109): MTVGRVFWAVGGRRWSHVGAQPLFVPSGATLRVENVAVPRVVARPRGATLVLSQRAVVEGPLGVVGVDVPSFVKIKRDPAGGTLQLGVLDETRGEQRAMWGTVRALLHNAVSGVTEGHLAVLKFVGTGYRAVVEEEEGGGKFVAVKVGASVRQGLAVPPGVSVRCPQPTTLVVEGCDRQQVMQFAARIRHFHPPEPYKGKGIYVNDETIKLKNKKIK